The Mesorhizobium loti genome includes a region encoding these proteins:
- a CDS encoding ATP-binding cassette domain-containing protein, with the protein MNDDLLRVSDLRVSFRVGGLSARLAGRATEIEAVSGVSFTLQRGSTFALVGESGSGKTTLARTLNGLQPVRAGTILFEGQELQGLSNAALKPVRRRMPMMFQDPVGSLSPRLSVRSLLSEPFVIHGLSDRDLNAEVTRLLALVGLPRDFADRYPHQLSGGQARRVGVARAIALDPVLVVADEPTAGLDVSVQGEVLNLLNDLRDRMGLSMLIITHNLHVVRQIADRMAVMYLGRFVEQGETEAIFRAPHHPYTAALLSANPEPDPDRVHQRITLPADVPSLLARPSGCEFHTRCPQAQGRCTVDVPVPATVGDSRLTCHFPLNT; encoded by the coding sequence ATGAACGACGACCTGCTTCGCGTCAGTGACCTGCGCGTCTCGTTCCGGGTCGGCGGCCTGTCCGCCAGGCTTGCCGGGCGGGCCACCGAGATCGAAGCTGTCTCCGGCGTCAGCTTCACCCTTCAACGAGGCAGCACCTTCGCGCTGGTCGGCGAATCCGGCTCGGGCAAGACGACGCTGGCGCGCACGCTCAACGGTCTTCAGCCCGTGAGGGCGGGCACGATCCTGTTTGAAGGGCAGGAACTGCAAGGCCTGTCCAACGCCGCCCTGAAGCCCGTGCGGCGGCGCATGCCGATGATGTTCCAGGACCCGGTCGGATCGCTGTCGCCGCGGCTCAGCGTGCGGTCGCTGCTGTCGGAGCCTTTCGTCATTCACGGGCTGTCGGATCGCGATCTCAACGCCGAAGTCACACGGCTTCTCGCGCTGGTCGGGCTGCCGCGCGATTTCGCCGACCGCTACCCGCACCAGCTTTCCGGCGGCCAGGCGCGCCGCGTCGGCGTGGCGCGGGCGATCGCGCTGGACCCGGTGCTGGTGGTCGCCGACGAGCCGACCGCCGGCCTCGACGTCTCCGTGCAGGGGGAGGTGCTGAACCTGCTCAACGATTTGCGCGACCGCATGGGCCTGTCGATGCTGATCATCACGCACAATCTGCATGTCGTGCGCCAGATTGCCGACCGTATGGCGGTGATGTACCTCGGACGCTTCGTCGAGCAGGGCGAAACCGAAGCGATCTTCCGCGCCCCGCACCATCCCTATACGGCGGCACTTCTGTCCGCCAATCCCGAGCCCGACCCAGATCGGGTTCACCAGCGCATCACGCTGCCGGCTGACGTTCCGTCCTTGCTGGCGCGCCCTTCAGGCTGCGAATTCCACACACGCTGCCCGCAGGCCCAGGGCCGTTGCACGGTGGATGTCCCCGTCCCGGCCACGGTCGGCGACAGCCGCCTGACCTGCCATTTCCCGCTGAACACATAA
- a CDS encoding CocE/NonD family hydrolase, translating to MRVVTDFPRKVREIENLWIPMPDGVKLAARVWLPEDAEADPVPAILEYLPYRKRDGTVERDALTHPYFAGHGYAGVRVDMRGSGDSEGLCKGEYLKQEQDDCLAVIEWLARQSWCSGSVGMIGISWGGFNGLQVAARRPPALKAVVSLCSTDDRYNDDVHYLGGAMMCDNLMWGTTAWAIAMTPPDPLIVGDRWRDLWEQRLNGNGIWMQDWFEHQRRDDFYRHGSICEDYSDVEIPVYAVGGWADGYPNPIFRMLEKLSGPRKGLIGPWGHKYPHFAMPGPRIGFLQECLRWWDQYLKGIDTGIADEPMLRAWIQDPARPAAIYDERPGRWVAEPSWPGPGVGQKVLNLGPHVLSEAGGEDAILEISSPQTAGLSSGAWCGYGVMPTLPVDQRTEEGNALIFETAPLTEAVEILGFPEFEVKLSSDKPVALLSATLSQVFPEGAASRISYGILNLSHRNDDLDIAPMVPGKAETVRIKLRCCGQRFEVGERIRLALATSHWPIVFPTAEQATLSIHCGDSRLILPVRAPQKLDDTLGAFLAPESAAPMEQEVLAKGDGFQRSVSTDQISGETVYQVVNHGGTVRHPHTGMVLSARHVDRFTIHPDDPNSAVGTCTWEKSYGRGDWQARLSVKATVRALRKVWRIETHITAHDGDELIVDRSEVKEYPRDLN from the coding sequence ATCCGCGTCGTCACCGATTTCCCGCGAAAAGTCCGCGAGATCGAGAATTTGTGGATTCCGATGCCAGACGGCGTCAAGCTGGCGGCGCGTGTCTGGCTGCCGGAAGACGCGGAGGCCGACCCGGTGCCGGCGATCCTCGAATATCTGCCTTACCGCAAGCGCGATGGAACGGTGGAACGCGATGCGCTGACGCATCCCTATTTCGCCGGTCACGGCTATGCCGGCGTGCGTGTCGACATGCGCGGCTCGGGCGACAGCGAAGGGCTGTGCAAGGGTGAGTACCTGAAGCAGGAACAGGATGACTGCCTGGCGGTCATCGAATGGCTGGCCCGGCAATCCTGGTGCTCGGGAAGCGTCGGCATGATCGGCATCAGCTGGGGCGGCTTCAACGGTCTGCAGGTCGCCGCCCGCCGGCCGCCGGCGCTGAAAGCCGTCGTTTCGCTGTGCTCGACCGACGACCGCTACAATGATGACGTGCATTATCTCGGCGGCGCCATGATGTGCGACAATCTGATGTGGGGAACCACCGCCTGGGCAATCGCCATGACACCGCCGGATCCGCTGATCGTCGGCGACCGCTGGCGCGATCTTTGGGAGCAACGGCTTAACGGCAATGGCATCTGGATGCAGGACTGGTTCGAACACCAGCGCCGCGACGATTTCTACAGGCACGGCTCGATCTGCGAGGATTATTCTGACGTCGAAATCCCGGTCTATGCGGTGGGCGGCTGGGCCGACGGCTACCCCAATCCGATCTTCCGGATGCTGGAAAAGCTAAGCGGCCCCCGCAAAGGGCTGATCGGTCCCTGGGGCCACAAATATCCCCACTTCGCGATGCCTGGGCCGCGCATCGGCTTCCTGCAGGAGTGCCTGCGCTGGTGGGATCAGTATCTCAAGGGCATCGACACCGGCATTGCCGACGAGCCGATGCTGCGCGCCTGGATTCAGGACCCCGCACGGCCGGCGGCGATCTATGACGAGCGACCCGGCCGCTGGGTGGCGGAACCGTCATGGCCGGGACCGGGCGTCGGCCAAAAGGTGCTGAACCTTGGCCCCCATGTGCTGAGCGAGGCCGGGGGCGAAGACGCGATCCTGGAGATTTCGTCGCCGCAGACGGCCGGCCTGTCGTCCGGCGCCTGGTGCGGCTATGGTGTGATGCCGACCTTGCCGGTCGATCAGCGCACGGAAGAAGGCAATGCCCTGATCTTCGAGACGGCGCCGTTGACCGAAGCGGTCGAGATCCTTGGCTTCCCCGAATTCGAGGTCAAGCTCTCCTCCGACAAGCCCGTCGCCCTTCTGTCCGCCACGCTGTCGCAAGTGTTCCCGGAAGGTGCTGCCTCGCGCATCAGCTACGGCATCCTCAATCTGAGCCATCGCAACGATGATCTGGACATCGCGCCAATGGTGCCGGGCAAGGCGGAAACCGTGCGCATCAAGCTGCGCTGCTGTGGGCAGCGTTTCGAGGTCGGCGAGCGTATCCGGCTGGCGCTGGCGACATCGCACTGGCCGATCGTCTTTCCAACCGCCGAGCAGGCGACGTTGTCGATCCATTGCGGCGATAGCCGGCTGATCCTGCCGGTGCGCGCGCCGCAGAAGCTGGACGACACGCTAGGGGCTTTCCTGGCTCCGGAAAGCGCCGCGCCGATGGAGCAGGAGGTTCTGGCCAAGGGCGACGGCTTCCAGCGCTCGGTGTCGACGGACCAGATCAGCGGCGAGACCGTCTACCAGGTGGTCAATCACGGCGGCACGGTGCGGCATCCGCATACGGGAATGGTGCTCTCGGCAAGACACGTCGATCGCTTCACCATCCACCCCGACGATCCGAACTCGGCGGTCGGCACCTGCACCTGGGAAAAATCCTATGGCCGTGGCGACTGGCAGGCACGTCTTTCGGTGAAAGCGACGGTAAGGGCGCTGCGAAAAGTCTGGCGGATCGAGACCCACATCACCGCCCATGATGGCGATGAACTGATCGTCGACCGCAGTGAGGTCAAGGAGTATCCGCGCGATCTCAACTGA